One genomic window of uncultured delta proteobacterium includes the following:
- a CDS encoding hypothetical protein (Evidence 5 : No homology to any previously reported sequences) codes for MKEKIERILEKQPADFIRCLTEMDACPHMVSMSEAVWNLLLKPLYERKPSPADGNRELAEILYEAATALHMAQCNGAQFEIMGEVVDGRPTSKVVLEVFMEGKETPTMEIGIAGEKDLARHPEKLEATDTPPVYFTLDTIGSRA; via the coding sequence GTGAAGGAAAAAATTGAACGAATCCTTGAAAAGCAACCCGCAGATTTTATCCGCTGCCTGACTGAAATGGATGCATGCCCTCACATGGTTTCCATGTCAGAAGCCGTATGGAATCTGTTATTGAAACCCCTGTACGAGCGGAAGCCTAGCCCTGCTGACGGGAACAGGGAACTCGCGGAAATTCTGTACGAGGCCGCAACTGCCCTGCACATGGCGCAGTGCAACGGAGCGCAATTTGAGATTATGGGAGAAGTGGTTGACGGAAGGCCCACTTCCAAGGTGGTCTTGGAAGTGTTCATGGAAGGAAAAGAAACGCCCACAATGGAAATCGGCATTGCGGGCGAAAAAGATTTGGCGCGGCATCCTGAAAAACTCGAAGCGACTGACACCCCGCCTGTATATTTTACGCTGGACACTATCGGAAGCCGCGCCTAG
- a CDS encoding conserved hypothetical protein (Evidence 4 : Homologs of previously reported genes of unknown function), which produces MEEFQKQFGLYLKQMRRERNLSQEDLAAATGLTKQYISTVERGLSRPGIDTLYKFANGFGVTVSDLFRFEYEAGNLQELKQRVVEAVNATEDSATPETLYTKILNVFIRGQK; this is translated from the coding sequence ATGGAAGAATTTCAGAAACAATTCGGGCTGTATCTCAAGCAGATGCGGCGGGAAAGGAATCTGTCGCAAGAGGACTTGGCGGCTGCAACGGGATTGACGAAGCAGTATATCAGCACGGTGGAGCGCGGCTTGTCCCGCCCCGGCATTGACACGCTCTACAAGTTTGCCAACGGCTTCGGCGTAACGGTATCCGATTTGTTCCGCTTTGAGTATGAGGCGGGAAATTTGCAGGAACTAAAACAGCGAGTCGTTGAGGCTGTGAATGCTACGGAAGACAGCGCTACCCCGGAAACGCTCTACACGAAAATTCTCAATGTCTTCATACGGGGGCAAAAGTAG
- a CDS encoding putative Nuclease (SNase domain-containing protein) (Evidence 3 : Function proposed based on presence of conserved amino acid motif, structural feature or limited homology), whose protein sequence is MRKMLSACAVALLLLFPAQAATPENTFPAWLVTVVRVSDGDSLIVVDSGQQKSRIRVYGIDCPEINQAGGKDAREYLADILLNAAVAIETVERDRYGRTVAFVYKGGRAVEELLLEKGLAWVYDKYCLLPVCDRYREIEHTSRELKIGLWASPDPVAPWEWRKRQRENR, encoded by the coding sequence ATGAGAAAAATGCTGTCGGCATGCGCTGTAGCGCTGCTTCTTCTGTTCCCCGCGCAAGCGGCCACGCCCGAAAATACCTTTCCGGCATGGCTCGTTACAGTTGTACGGGTATCGGACGGAGACAGCCTCATTGTCGTTGACTCAGGTCAGCAAAAAAGCCGCATCCGCGTGTACGGCATTGATTGCCCGGAAATCAACCAGGCCGGGGGAAAAGACGCACGGGAATACCTTGCCGATATTTTGCTTAACGCGGCTGTTGCCATTGAAACGGTCGAAAGAGACAGGTATGGACGCACGGTCGCTTTTGTCTACAAAGGAGGACGGGCGGTTGAAGAACTTTTGCTGGAAAAGGGTTTGGCCTGGGTTTACGACAAATATTGTCTTCTGCCGGTGTGCGACCGCTACAGGGAAATTGAACATACCAGCCGCGAACTGAAAATCGGCCTTTGGGCATCCCCGGACCCGGTAGCGCCGTGGGAATGGCGAAAACGCCAGCGGGAGAACCGATAG